The proteins below are encoded in one region of Aquisphaera giovannonii:
- a CDS encoding L-histidine N(alpha)-methyltransferase, translating into MSKTRDGPGTEILTDGRIAALDRGAARPEGWASRALYVGEEGARNWLAVVHEPGYPLRDPDALALRANRAAAIAALRFRTLVSLGPGDGSADADLVSALAGRPTYVAVDLSRPLLEAAIERLRPLAGPVRGVLCDFEDDGGFLGASLRGHAEPPVLYALLGGTLGNLDRGERPLLETLRGLMGPGDAILLDVPLAGPGWSAAVEPRMRPEAYTPAFRAFLVGDGAGDASFEERVRLASHRDDQTGAEVVEVADRSSGRRLLAFRRYRWDAIIGWLAGLGFDVASARSAFAPPTSAFGMGVVLLTKA; encoded by the coding sequence ATGTCGAAGACTCGCGACGGACCGGGCACCGAGATCCTGACGGACGGCCGCATCGCGGCGCTGGACCGCGGCGCCGCGAGGCCGGAAGGCTGGGCCAGCCGCGCCCTGTATGTCGGCGAGGAGGGGGCGCGGAACTGGCTGGCGGTCGTCCACGAGCCGGGCTATCCGCTCCGCGACCCCGACGCGCTGGCCCTGCGCGCGAACCGGGCGGCGGCGATCGCGGCGTTGCGGTTCCGGACGCTCGTGTCGCTGGGCCCGGGGGACGGCTCGGCGGACGCGGACCTCGTCTCCGCCCTGGCGGGGCGGCCGACGTACGTCGCCGTGGACCTCTCCCGGCCGCTCCTGGAGGCGGCGATCGAGCGGCTCCGGCCGCTCGCCGGGCCCGTCCGCGGGGTGCTCTGCGATTTCGAGGACGACGGCGGGTTCCTCGGCGCGTCCCTACGAGGCCACGCCGAGCCGCCGGTCCTGTATGCGCTGCTGGGCGGGACCCTGGGCAACCTCGACCGCGGCGAGCGCCCGCTCCTGGAGACGCTCCGCGGGCTGATGGGCCCGGGCGACGCGATCCTCCTGGATGTCCCCCTGGCCGGGCCGGGCTGGTCGGCCGCGGTCGAGCCCCGGATGCGGCCGGAGGCCTACACGCCGGCCTTCCGCGCGTTCCTCGTCGGCGACGGGGCCGGGGACGCCTCCTTCGAGGAGCGCGTCCGCCTCGCGAGCCATCGGGACGACCAGACCGGGGCGGAGGTGGTCGAGGTCGCCGACCGGTCGAGCGGGCGCCGGCTGCTCGCCTTCCGCCGCTATCGGTGGGACGCCATCATCGGATGGCTCGCCGGCCTCGGCTTCGACGTCGCGTCCGCGAGGTCCGCGTTCGCCCCCCCGACGTCGGCGTTCGGAATGGGCGTGGTGTTGTTGACGAAGGCGTGA
- a CDS encoding cupin domain-containing protein has protein sequence MQRRDFLAAGMAAAALAATTRSAEAGDSSFMNNVPDPLLAGHELPTFKFELEKSEGKVIGGSYGKEATVTQLPISKGIAGVSMKLEPGAMRELHWHATAAEWAFVLEGRVRTTVIDPQGGAETDDFNPGDVWYFPRGHGHMLECLGDSPCHFILIFDNGYFSEFGTFSISDWMGHIPSPLLAKNFGLPESAFDGFPKDEVYFARGAKPPEEPATPLQGWKAPALTHRYELLKRPPHRTFKGGREWRVDSTAFPISKTVTGVVLDLEPGALRELHWHPTADEWQYVISGDVNVTLFGSHGRFRTEPLGKGDVGYIPQGYGHSIENVGKTPSRVLIGFNTGVYETIDLSQWIAGNPADVLATNFGKPAELFAKFPHRDVFIAPPGGGGGDD, from the coding sequence ATGCAGAGACGCGACTTCCTCGCCGCCGGCATGGCGGCGGCCGCACTCGCCGCGACGACGCGGTCCGCCGAGGCCGGCGATTCCAGCTTCATGAACAACGTGCCCGACCCGCTGCTCGCCGGGCATGAACTGCCGACGTTCAAGTTCGAGCTCGAGAAGTCCGAGGGCAAGGTCATCGGCGGAAGCTACGGCAAGGAGGCGACCGTCACGCAGCTGCCCATCTCCAAGGGCATCGCCGGCGTCTCCATGAAGCTGGAGCCGGGCGCCATGCGCGAGCTGCACTGGCACGCGACGGCCGCCGAGTGGGCGTTCGTCCTAGAAGGCCGCGTCCGCACGACGGTCATCGACCCGCAAGGCGGCGCGGAGACGGACGACTTCAACCCCGGCGACGTCTGGTACTTCCCCCGGGGCCATGGGCATATGCTCGAATGCCTGGGGGATTCGCCCTGCCACTTCATCCTGATCTTCGACAACGGGTACTTCTCCGAGTTCGGCACGTTCAGCATCTCGGACTGGATGGGCCACATTCCCAGCCCGCTCCTCGCCAAGAACTTCGGCCTGCCCGAATCGGCCTTCGACGGCTTCCCCAAGGACGAGGTCTACTTCGCCCGCGGCGCGAAGCCGCCGGAGGAACCGGCCACGCCCTTGCAGGGCTGGAAAGCCCCCGCGCTGACGCACCGCTACGAGCTGCTCAAGCGCCCGCCCCACCGCACCTTCAAGGGAGGCCGCGAGTGGCGCGTGGACTCGACCGCGTTCCCGATCTCGAAGACCGTCACGGGCGTGGTCCTGGACCTGGAGCCCGGCGCGCTCCGCGAGCTGCACTGGCACCCCACGGCCGACGAGTGGCAGTACGTCATCTCCGGCGACGTGAACGTCACCCTCTTCGGCTCGCACGGGCGCTTCCGCACCGAGCCCCTGGGCAAGGGCGACGTCGGCTACATCCCGCAGGGCTACGGGCACTCGATCGAGAACGTCGGCAAGACGCCGAGCCGGGTCCTGATCGGCTTCAACACGGGCGTGTACGAGACGATCGACCTCTCCCAGTGGATCGCGGGCAACCCGGCGGACGTGCTGGCCACGAACTTCGGCAAGCCGGCCGAGCTGTTCGCGAAGTTCCCGCATCGCGACGTCTTCATCGCCCCGCCGGGCGGAGGGGGCGGGGACGATTGA
- a CDS encoding trypsin-like peptidase domain-containing protein yields MKNDPKIISLFSEAILSALPNEGDADVLAFKAGLQRDWTNFKSSSPQLELTMNRFLARAEARLKLVDVIDAALAMSDRSPDLQALADRYLRPIAGPLESMGAKLGDYEKVLFKDAGFADIAGWIDALGRVRRAVGLVRPNPGSIQGCGTGFLVGPDLLLTNWHVAGPFWGDDEAAAHVAVEFDREIGPDGELRAAAAPCRLRPEWGLPRSPVQESDFALLRLDRKAAEDEVDGKPRRYLSLSGRGEADLAASLPPGAPMLIVQHPMAEPLKLALGEADQVADARYLWHKVNTEPGSSGSPCFSQSLEVIGLHHYGNDTRNRAVLASSIEPGIREAVRAAGA; encoded by the coding sequence ATGAAGAACGACCCGAAGATCATCTCCCTCTTCAGCGAAGCGATCCTCTCGGCCCTGCCCAACGAAGGCGACGCGGACGTGCTCGCGTTCAAGGCGGGGCTCCAGAGGGACTGGACCAACTTCAAGAGCTCCTCGCCGCAGCTCGAGCTGACGATGAACCGATTCCTCGCGCGGGCCGAGGCCAGGCTCAAGCTCGTGGACGTCATCGACGCCGCGCTCGCGATGAGCGACCGTTCCCCGGACCTCCAGGCCCTGGCGGACCGATACCTGCGACCGATCGCCGGGCCGCTGGAGTCGATGGGGGCGAAGCTCGGCGACTACGAGAAGGTGCTCTTCAAGGACGCGGGGTTCGCGGACATCGCAGGGTGGATCGACGCCCTCGGCCGGGTGCGCCGGGCGGTCGGCCTGGTCCGGCCGAACCCGGGCTCGATCCAGGGGTGCGGGACGGGCTTCCTGGTGGGGCCGGACCTCCTCCTGACGAACTGGCACGTGGCCGGCCCGTTCTGGGGCGACGACGAGGCCGCCGCGCACGTCGCCGTGGAGTTCGACCGCGAGATCGGCCCCGATGGCGAGCTGCGGGCGGCCGCGGCTCCCTGCCGGCTGAGGCCGGAGTGGGGCCTGCCGAGGAGTCCCGTCCAGGAGAGCGACTTCGCGCTGCTGCGGCTGGACCGCAAGGCGGCCGAGGACGAGGTCGACGGCAAGCCGCGGCGTTACCTGAGCCTCTCGGGCCGGGGCGAGGCGGACCTCGCCGCCTCGCTGCCGCCGGGGGCCCCGATGCTCATCGTGCAGCACCCGATGGCGGAGCCGCTGAAGCTGGCCCTGGGCGAGGCGGACCAGGTCGCGGACGCCCGCTACCTCTGGCACAAGGTCAACACCGAGCCGGGCTCGTCGGGCTCGCCGTGCTTCTCCCAGTCCCTGGAGGTGATCGGCCTTCACCATTACGGGAACGACACGAGGAACCGGGCGGTCCTCGCCAGCTCGATCGAGCCGGGGATCCGCGAGGCGGTGCGGGCGGCCGGGGCCTGA
- a CDS encoding DNA/RNA non-specific endonuclease translates to MLSRQEKLARLKTIIRRIHGGETDATSLADQAEERAGFESIEAPLPAPPPLARPEDARKGIEKVLTDRDQDVSDDELNGLEAIVLTEGRPAVFIDGGKYGDLPNPWTSLNDPAMRAKIQPLFASIGRVDLPNSLQIPYGGTGFVVGDGLLMTNRHVGALFTAGLGLKNLIYTSGDAAIDFLHERSTRPDDSSASLVVKQVVMIHPYWDMALLRVEGLPPARRPLTLSTASPDDLAGRDVVAIGYPARDIRNDLNVQDRIFGGVYAVKRLMPGKLLRRDSIRSFENTVSAITHDSSTLGGNSGSAVIDVRTGQVVGLHFAGLYLKANYAVPAYELARDPRVVDAGLNFDGKLPPSTDTDAAWARLQDVERVADRSTPPPPPPPPDLSQQQPAGPATGTGTATSVAVGAGAVTWTIPLQVTIAIGQPAAVVQAAVAAPPQAGEVQEKLQVPVIAPDLASRPGYKPDFLGLPNGELVPLPDLTPAGKKVVAKLEDGTSELKYQHFSVVVNKQRRLPLFTASNVDYQPAMRLINGRKPSRKELTGLGPNDQEQWVTDPRIPDANQLPDVFFTKDGGAFDKGHVVRRDDVTWGADFAEMQKGNGDTFHTTNCTPQVAGFNRSANGEDNWGDLENLIQKETSAETVCIFSGPVLADDDRTFQGRDRRGPAEVKIPKAFWKIVVAKGDDGPQAFGFVLEQDLSAVPLEAPLEEFAVPAPWKRFMKSIAEIEGLLHNWVKLTWLKEHDAIGTDQGRRIAEGVRKSGRGVD, encoded by the coding sequence ATGCTTTCACGCCAGGAGAAGCTCGCCCGGCTGAAGACCATCATCCGCCGGATCCACGGCGGCGAGACCGACGCGACGTCCCTCGCCGACCAGGCCGAGGAGCGGGCGGGCTTCGAGTCGATCGAGGCCCCGCTGCCCGCACCGCCCCCGCTGGCGAGGCCCGAGGACGCCAGGAAGGGCATCGAGAAGGTCCTGACGGATCGGGATCAGGACGTCAGCGACGACGAGCTGAACGGCCTGGAGGCGATCGTCCTGACCGAGGGGCGGCCGGCGGTCTTCATCGACGGCGGCAAGTACGGCGACCTCCCCAACCCCTGGACCTCGCTCAACGACCCGGCGATGCGCGCGAAGATCCAGCCCCTGTTCGCCTCGATCGGCCGGGTGGACCTGCCGAACTCGCTCCAGATCCCCTACGGCGGCACCGGGTTCGTCGTCGGCGACGGCCTGCTGATGACCAACCGGCACGTCGGCGCGCTGTTCACCGCCGGGCTGGGCCTCAAGAACCTCATCTACACCTCCGGCGACGCCGCGATCGACTTCCTGCACGAGCGGAGCACCCGGCCCGACGACAGCTCGGCCTCCCTGGTGGTCAAGCAGGTCGTGATGATCCACCCCTACTGGGACATGGCCCTGCTCCGCGTGGAGGGCCTGCCCCCGGCCCGCAGGCCGCTGACGCTCTCCACAGCCTCCCCGGACGACCTCGCCGGCCGCGACGTGGTGGCCATCGGCTACCCGGCGCGGGACATCCGCAACGACCTCAACGTGCAGGACCGAATCTTCGGCGGGGTCTACGCCGTCAAGCGGCTCATGCCCGGCAAGCTCCTCCGCCGCGACTCGATCCGCAGCTTCGAGAACACGGTCTCGGCGATCACGCACGACAGCTCCACGCTCGGCGGCAATTCCGGCTCCGCCGTGATCGACGTGAGGACCGGGCAGGTCGTCGGCCTCCACTTCGCGGGCCTCTACCTCAAGGCCAATTACGCCGTGCCGGCCTACGAGCTGGCCCGCGACCCCCGCGTCGTGGACGCCGGCCTGAACTTCGACGGCAAGCTGCCCCCCTCCACGGACACCGACGCCGCCTGGGCCCGGCTGCAGGACGTCGAGCGGGTCGCCGACCGGTCCACGCCCCCGCCGCCTCCGCCTCCGCCCGACCTCTCGCAGCAGCAGCCCGCCGGCCCGGCCACGGGTACGGGCACGGCCACCAGTGTTGCCGTGGGGGCCGGGGCGGTCACCTGGACCATCCCGCTCCAGGTCACGATCGCCATCGGCCAGCCCGCCGCGGTCGTGCAGGCCGCCGTCGCCGCCCCGCCGCAGGCCGGGGAGGTGCAGGAGAAGCTCCAGGTGCCGGTCATCGCGCCGGACCTGGCCTCGCGGCCCGGCTATAAGCCGGACTTCCTCGGACTCCCCAACGGGGAGCTCGTCCCGCTGCCCGACCTGACCCCGGCCGGCAAGAAGGTCGTGGCGAAGCTGGAAGACGGCACCTCGGAGCTGAAGTACCAGCACTTCTCCGTGGTCGTGAACAAGCAGCGGCGGCTGCCGCTCTTCACCGCGTCGAACGTGGACTACCAGCCCGCCATGCGGCTCATCAACGGCCGCAAGCCCAGCCGCAAGGAGCTGACCGGCCTGGGGCCCAACGACCAGGAGCAGTGGGTCACCGACCCGCGGATCCCGGACGCGAACCAGCTCCCGGACGTCTTCTTCACGAAGGACGGCGGCGCCTTCGACAAGGGGCACGTCGTCCGCCGGGACGACGTCACCTGGGGCGCCGACTTCGCGGAGATGCAGAAGGGCAACGGCGACACCTTCCACACCACCAACTGCACGCCGCAGGTGGCCGGGTTCAATCGGTCGGCCAACGGCGAGGACAACTGGGGCGACCTGGAGAACCTGATCCAGAAGGAGACCAGCGCGGAGACGGTCTGCATCTTCTCCGGCCCGGTCCTGGCCGACGACGACCGGACCTTCCAGGGCCGCGACCGCCGCGGCCCGGCGGAGGTGAAGATCCCCAAGGCGTTCTGGAAGATCGTCGTGGCCAAGGGCGACGACGGCCCGCAGGCCTTCGGCTTCGTCCTGGAGCAGGACCTCTCCGCCGTGCCGCTGGAGGCCCCGCTCGAGGAGTTCGCCGTCCCCGCGCCCTGGAAGCGGTTCATGAAGAGCATCGCCGAGATCGAGGGCCTGCTCCACAACTGGGTGAAGCTGACCTGGCTGAAGGAGCACGACGCCATCGGCACCGACCAGGGCCGCCGGATCGCCGAGGGCGTCCGCAAGAGCGGCCGCGGCGTGGACTGA
- a CDS encoding type II toxin-antitoxin system VapC family toxin, with product MFILDTDHVSLLERGEGREADRLKARLRGLDGADVAVTIISFEEQTRGWLAYLARARGLSRQGEAYARLTRLVENDRAIPLLDFDSKAAAEFQRLSNARPRIGSMDLKIASIAIGATLVTRNMVDFRRVPGLVVEDWTA from the coding sequence GTGTTCATCCTGGATACGGACCATGTCTCGCTCCTCGAGCGCGGGGAGGGCAGGGAGGCCGATCGGTTGAAGGCCCGTCTGAGAGGCCTCGATGGCGCCGACGTCGCCGTGACGATCATCTCCTTCGAGGAGCAGACTCGTGGCTGGCTCGCCTACCTGGCTCGTGCGCGTGGCCTGTCGAGGCAGGGCGAGGCCTATGCCAGGCTGACACGCCTGGTCGAGAATGATCGGGCCATCCCGCTGCTCGATTTCGATTCGAAGGCCGCTGCCGAGTTTCAACGCCTGTCGAACGCTCGGCCGCGGATCGGCTCGATGGATCTCAAGATCGCCTCCATCGCCATCGGGGCAACCCTCGTGACTCGAAACATGGTGGACTTCCGGCGGGTCCCCGGACTGGTCGTCGAGGATTGGACCGCGTGA
- a CDS encoding PAS domain-containing protein encodes MKNDPALFAGLNEAILSVFAVEGDVDNLAYAAGLQREWVEFKTTSAQLELALNRFLQRVEAKRALVGFIDAALKKSGGAPEFQAIADHYVRPAREPLEALGAKLEDLEKVLFGDVGLPAVAAWADRLLAMSRAVCLIRPDPGSTQAAGTGFLVGPDLVLTSWGAAAPFWGKDDLAARASVEFDGEAAAGGAAPPCRLKPEWALPSSPAGESAFALLRLDRRAAEDPVGGKTRDYLKLSERSVGDLADLLAKGEAVLFLLHGQARSSRLRLAQSPRPDGGRFFRYEADAADGSAGAPCFSQTLEVIGLNGDGGASPDRGILASAVGPSIRDAVRRSQVPGPAAAIAPLQTPTAAPARKRALFIQPAARGLMARARADAIWAELITPAFEDTDYEPARSNDVKDGDDLEPLVSPLSVDPLVVADLGGPPWDPRVMMEVGFRIANAKPLILIADANGAGTAYPGMLEDLGVIRIDPDDIAASLPHLRSKIAEYRPGTADFWSSQYPYVDFQMPLDDPSQAVYIHANDAAARLYGLDRADDLVGKRVDEYDDRLYQFMPEPQRAEFVDEQVLLLGTILWPQKLQTGKSNGAVNASVRIPLWLANHAKPEFQGKIYLPLLVQHKIQKSRGVVLMRSVFVDISSWAAPGLSSRSTSTVLSLPEIFRHVRDYQFDVFLPCDADEADYVRHIRDTIEDLNCTVWFKGGGAEDPSLKADEVARSLCGARMAAIPISRRGLGRWEQRPGVRDALKSYLNASYPHLFLILPDVPDPDGWKALLPADYAGLVADSLFLPLQKLEGSINPVPVSVFVERIVRELFKVFRQQ; translated from the coding sequence ATGAAGAATGATCCCGCCCTGTTCGCCGGCCTCAACGAGGCGATCCTGTCGGTCTTCGCCGTGGAGGGGGACGTCGACAACCTGGCCTACGCGGCCGGCCTCCAGAGGGAGTGGGTCGAGTTCAAGACGACCTCCGCCCAGCTCGAGCTGGCCCTGAACCGGTTCCTCCAGCGGGTCGAGGCGAAGCGGGCCCTGGTCGGGTTCATCGACGCCGCGCTGAAGAAGAGCGGCGGGGCGCCGGAGTTCCAGGCCATCGCCGACCACTACGTCCGGCCGGCCCGGGAGCCGCTGGAGGCCCTGGGGGCGAAGCTGGAGGACCTCGAGAAGGTGCTCTTCGGCGACGTCGGGCTCCCGGCGGTGGCCGCCTGGGCCGATCGGCTGCTCGCGATGAGCCGGGCCGTCTGCCTGATCCGCCCCGACCCGGGCTCGACGCAGGCCGCCGGCACGGGCTTCCTGGTGGGGCCGGACCTCGTCCTCACGAGCTGGGGCGCGGCCGCCCCGTTCTGGGGCAAGGACGACCTGGCCGCCCGGGCGTCCGTGGAGTTCGACGGCGAGGCCGCGGCCGGCGGGGCGGCGCCCCCCTGCCGCCTGAAGCCGGAGTGGGCCCTGCCGAGCAGCCCCGCCGGCGAGAGCGCCTTCGCGCTGCTGCGGCTGGACCGGAGGGCGGCCGAGGATCCCGTCGGCGGCAAGACGCGCGACTATCTGAAGCTCTCGGAGAGAAGCGTGGGGGACCTCGCCGACCTCCTCGCCAAGGGCGAGGCGGTGCTCTTCCTCCTGCACGGGCAGGCCCGGTCGTCGCGGCTGCGGCTCGCGCAGTCGCCCCGCCCGGATGGGGGCCGGTTCTTCCGGTACGAGGCGGACGCGGCCGACGGCTCGGCCGGCGCGCCGTGCTTCTCGCAGACCCTGGAGGTGATCGGCCTGAACGGCGATGGGGGGGCTTCCCCGGACCGGGGCATCCTCGCCAGCGCCGTCGGGCCCTCGATCCGCGATGCGGTAAGGAGGTCCCAAGTGCCCGGTCCCGCCGCGGCGATCGCGCCGCTCCAGACGCCCACGGCCGCCCCGGCCAGGAAGAGGGCCCTGTTCATCCAGCCGGCGGCGCGCGGCCTCATGGCCAGGGCGCGGGCCGACGCGATCTGGGCCGAGCTGATCACGCCGGCCTTCGAGGATACCGACTACGAACCGGCCCGCTCCAACGACGTGAAGGACGGCGACGACCTGGAGCCGCTCGTCTCGCCGCTCTCGGTCGATCCGCTGGTGGTCGCCGACCTGGGCGGCCCGCCCTGGGACCCGCGGGTCATGATGGAGGTCGGCTTCCGGATCGCCAACGCCAAGCCCCTCATCCTGATCGCCGACGCCAACGGCGCGGGCACGGCCTACCCCGGGATGCTCGAGGACCTGGGCGTCATCCGGATCGACCCCGACGACATCGCCGCGTCCCTGCCGCATCTCCGCTCCAAGATCGCCGAGTACCGCCCGGGGACGGCCGACTTCTGGTCCAGCCAGTACCCCTACGTGGACTTCCAGATGCCGCTGGACGACCCCTCCCAGGCGGTCTACATCCACGCCAATGACGCCGCGGCGCGGCTCTACGGCCTGGACCGGGCCGACGACCTCGTCGGCAAGAGGGTCGACGAGTACGACGACCGGCTCTACCAGTTCATGCCCGAGCCCCAGCGCGCGGAGTTCGTGGACGAGCAGGTCCTGCTGCTGGGCACCATCCTCTGGCCGCAGAAGCTCCAGACGGGGAAGAGCAACGGGGCGGTCAACGCCTCGGTGCGGATCCCGCTGTGGCTGGCCAACCACGCCAAGCCGGAGTTCCAGGGCAAGATCTACCTTCCGCTGCTCGTCCAGCACAAGATCCAGAAGAGCCGCGGCGTGGTGCTGATGCGGAGCGTGTTCGTGGACATCAGCTCGTGGGCGGCCCCCGGCCTGAGCAGCCGGTCCACCTCCACCGTGCTCTCGCTGCCGGAGATCTTCCGGCACGTCCGGGATTACCAGTTCGACGTCTTCCTGCCCTGCGACGCCGACGAGGCCGACTACGTCCGGCACATCCGCGACACGATCGAGGACCTGAACTGCACCGTCTGGTTCAAGGGGGGCGGCGCCGAGGACCCGAGCCTCAAGGCCGACGAGGTGGCCCGGAGCCTCTGCGGGGCGAGGATGGCGGCCATCCCCATCAGCCGCCGCGGGCTGGGCAGGTGGGAGCAGAGGCCGGGGGTCCGCGACGCGCTCAAGTCCTACCTGAACGCCTCCTACCCGCACCTCTTCCTCATCCTCCCCGACGTCCCGGATCCGGACGGCTGGAAGGCCCTGCTCCCCGCGGACTACGCCGGGCTCGTCGCCGACAGCCTCTTCCTGCCGCTGCAGAAGCTCGAGGGCTCCATCAACCCCGTGCCGGTCTCGGTCTTCGTCGAGCGGATCGTCCGCGAGCTGTTCAAGGTGTTCAGGCAGCAGTGA
- a CDS encoding class I SAM-dependent methyltransferase, producing MDARKAEPNPRPAAMSVGTYYARTPALTIDPAGTVADVNAACHELFGAGIDACKGRDFLEVERRLVGEGATGLFPAGGLTRRRRMAMQGDAGGGPSDGPFLLQTEEIRAVVAECTVATGPFGPARLRCCEMPILDPETGLCVGSSLGLEVAEMADVESFRRAVDLRLGHDLLWDVYAASYDRILTEMPFYLEVLDRHREALSPDAVGSVLDLGAGTGNLALQLLDLGKAVVAVDVGRAMLDRLRRKLGGSHAGRIVVVEGSAEELPGLADGSFDGVNILLALFDMADPARALAEAIRTLRPGGVLAVTEPRACFDVDRLMAFAEEALHARGVYESLAEDWTRIRAVAPLIHDVIADSEGHAAIKKGKTLHAEAILDRLRAEGFEHLTFRESHHGNCATITGTKPRPS from the coding sequence TTGGACGCGAGGAAAGCGGAGCCCAACCCCCGGCCGGCGGCCATGAGCGTCGGCACCTACTACGCGCGGACCCCCGCGCTGACCATCGACCCGGCCGGGACGGTCGCGGATGTCAACGCCGCCTGCCACGAGCTGTTCGGAGCCGGGATCGATGCCTGCAAGGGGCGAGACTTCCTCGAGGTCGAACGGCGGCTCGTCGGCGAGGGTGCCACCGGCCTCTTCCCGGCGGGCGGCCTGACGCGGCGACGGCGGATGGCGATGCAGGGGGACGCGGGGGGCGGGCCTTCCGACGGGCCCTTCCTCCTCCAGACCGAGGAGATCCGCGCAGTCGTCGCGGAGTGTACCGTGGCGACCGGCCCGTTCGGCCCGGCCCGCCTGCGGTGCTGCGAGATGCCGATCCTGGACCCGGAGACCGGGCTGTGCGTCGGCTCCTCGCTCGGCCTGGAAGTCGCGGAGATGGCCGACGTCGAGTCCTTCCGCAGGGCCGTGGACCTGCGGCTGGGCCACGACCTGCTCTGGGACGTGTACGCCGCCAGCTACGACCGGATCCTCACCGAGATGCCCTTCTACCTGGAGGTCCTGGACCGCCACCGCGAGGCCCTCTCGCCCGACGCGGTCGGCTCGGTCCTGGACCTGGGCGCGGGGACGGGGAACCTGGCCCTGCAGTTGCTGGACCTCGGCAAGGCCGTCGTCGCCGTGGACGTCGGGCGTGCCATGCTCGACCGGCTGAGGCGGAAGCTCGGAGGCTCCCACGCCGGGCGGATCGTCGTCGTCGAGGGCTCGGCGGAGGAACTGCCGGGCCTGGCCGACGGGAGCTTCGACGGGGTCAACATCCTGCTCGCGCTCTTCGACATGGCCGATCCGGCCCGGGCGCTCGCCGAGGCGATCCGCACCCTGAGGCCGGGCGGGGTCCTCGCCGTCACCGAGCCCCGGGCCTGCTTCGACGTCGACCGCCTGATGGCCTTCGCGGAGGAGGCCCTGCACGCCCGCGGCGTCTACGAGAGCCTGGCCGAGGACTGGACCCGGATCCGGGCGGTGGCCCCGCTGATTCACGACGTCATCGCCGATTCCGAGGGGCACGCCGCGATCAAGAAGGGCAAGACCCTCCACGCCGAGGCCATCCTCGACCGGCTTCGTGCCGAGGGCTTCGAGCACCTGACCTTCCGCGAGTCCCACCACGGCAACTGCGCGACGATCACGGGCACCAAGCCGCGTCCATCCTGA